From Pseudanabaena sp. PCC 6802, one genomic window encodes:
- a CDS encoding beta strand repeat-containing protein: PDAVNDATSTPSGTPVSIGVLGNDSDPNGDPLTVTAATPGTNGSTSISTNGTTSPTDDVVVYTPNSGFTGTDSFAYTISDGMGGLDTATVTVTVNPAPNASPDATNDTASTIASTPISVAVLGNDSDPNGDPLTVTAATPGTNGSTSISTNGTTSPTDDVVVYTPNSGFTGTDSFTYTISDGMGGLDTATVTVTVNPAPNASPDATNDTASTIASTPISVAVLGNDSDPNGDPLTVTAATPGTNGSTSISTNGTTSPTDDVVVYTPNSGFTGTDSFTYTISDGMGGLDTATVTVVVNNGIPDAVNDATSTPSGTPVSIGVLGNDSDPNGDPLTVTAATPGTNGSTSISTNGTTSPTDDVVVYTPNSGFTGTDSFTYTISDGMGGLDTATVTVTVNPAPNAAPDATNDTASTIASTPISVAVLGNDSDPNGDPLTVTAATPGTNGSTSISTNGTTSPTDDVVVYTPNSGFTGTDSFTYTISDGMGGLDTATVTVTVTGKDNNPPDAVKDYATSDGMPIRIDVLANDTDPDGDKLTITNITDGTNGKTSIDTKGTTSPTDDVVVYTPDPGFHGTDKFTYTISDGMGGLDTATVKVTVTGNGNDSPDAVNDSATSDGMRVRIDVLANDTDPDGDPLTITSVSDGTNGTTRVNTKGTPSPTDDVVVYRPNSGFTGTDSFTYTISDGMGGLDTATVTVKVIGEDNDPPDAVNDSATSDGMRVRINVLVNDTDPDGDPLTITSVSDGTNGTTRVNTKGTPSPTDDVVVYRPNSGFTGTDSFTYTISDGMGGFDTATVTVKVIGEDNDPPDAVNDSATSDGMRVRIDVLANDTDPDGDPLTITSVSDGTNGTTRVNTKGTPSPTDDVVVYRPNSGFTGTDSFTYTISDGMGGFDTATVKVTVTGGDNDPPDAVNDYATSDGMPVKISVLANDTDPDGDKLTITNVTDGMNGKTSVDTKGTTSPTDDVVIYTPDPGFSGTDKFTYTISDGMGGFDTATVKVTVTGGDNDPPDAVNDYATSDGMPVKIAVLANDTDPDGDKLTITNITDGTNGKTSIDTKGTASPTDDVVVYTPNSGFSGTDKFTYTISDGMGGLDTATVKVVVAPCDVNQPPDAVNDSATSDGMTVKIAVLANDTDSDGDKLTITSVTDSMNGTTAIDSKGTASPTDDVVLYTPDPGFSGTDRFTYTISDGMGGFDTATVCVKVTPCDNGTNQRPDAVNDSASANGTAVSIAVLRNDTDPDGDKLTITDVTPGMNGTTRIDTKGTSSTTDDVVVYMPSSGFRGTDKFTYTISDGMGGLDTATVTITCGS, from the coding sequence TCCCCGATGCGGTAAATGACGCGACCTCCACCCCATCTGGCACACCCGTCTCGATAGGAGTACTGGGTAACGATAGCGACCCGAATGGCGATCCGCTAACCGTGACAGCAGCCACGCCAGGCACGAACGGCAGCACGAGCATCAGCACGAACGGCACCACATCGCCCACGGATGACGTGGTGGTCTACACGCCGAACAGTGGCTTCACGGGTACCGATTCGTTCGCGTACACGATCTCCGATGGCATGGGTGGATTGGATACGGCGACGGTGACGGTGACGGTGAATCCGGCTCCGAACGCGTCACCGGATGCGACGAATGATACTGCCAGCACGATCGCCAGTACTCCCATATCCGTTGCAGTACTGGGCAACGATAGCGACCCGAATGGCGATCCGCTAACCGTGACGGCGGCCACACCCGGCACGAACGGCAGCACGAGCATCAGCACCAACGGCACCACATCGCCAACGGATGACGTGGTGGTCTACACGCCGAACAGTGGCTTCACGGGTACCGACTCGTTTACCTACACCATCTCCGATGGTATGGGTGGATTGGATACGGCCACGGTGACGGTGACGGTGAATCCCGCCCCCAACGCGTCACCGGATGCGACGAATGATACTGCCAGCACGATCGCTAGTACTCCCATATCTGTTGCAGTACTCGGCAACGATAGCGACCCGAATGGCGATCCATTAACCGTGACAGCAGCCACGCCAGGCACGAACGGCAGCACCAGCATCAGCACGAATGGCACCACATCGCCCACGGATGACGTGGTAGTCTACACGCCGAACAGTGGCTTCACGGGTACGGATTCGTTCACGTACACGATCTCCGATGGCATGGGCGGATTGGATACGGCGACGGTAACGGTAGTGGTGAATAACGGCATCCCCGATGCGGTAAATGACGCGACCTCCACCCCATCTGGCACGCCCGTCTCGATAGGAGTACTGGGTAACGATAGCGACCCGAATGGCGATCCGCTAACCGTGACGGCGGCCACACCCGGCACGAACGGCAGCACGAGCATCAGCACGAATGGCACCACATCGCCCACCGATGACGTGGTGGTCTACACGCCGAACAGTGGCTTCACGGGTACCGACTCGTTTACCTACACCATCTCCGATGGCATGGGTGGACTGGATACGGCGACGGTAACGGTGACGGTGAATCCCGCCCCGAACGCGGCACCGGATGCGACGAATGATACTGCCAGCACGATCGCTAGTACTCCCATATCCGTTGCAGTACTCGGCAACGATAGCGACCCGAATGGCGATCCATTAACCGTGACAGCAGCCACGCCAGGCACGAACGGCAGCACGAGCATCAGCACGAATGGCACCACATCTCCAACGGATGACGTGGTGGTCTACACGCCGAACAGTGGCTTCACGGGTACGGATTCGTTTACCTACACCATCTCCGATGGCATGGGTGGACTGGATACGGCGACGGTAACGGTGACGGTTACAGGTAAGGATAACAATCCGCCTGATGCGGTCAAAGATTATGCTACTTCTGATGGGATGCCGATCAGAATTGATGTCCTCGCCAATGACACCGACCCTGACGGTGATAAGTTGACTATCACCAATATTACCGATGGCACGAATGGCAAAACATCGATTGATACTAAAGGTACAACTTCTCCTACTGATGATGTAGTAGTCTACACGCCGGATCCCGGTTTCCACGGTACGGATAAGTTTACCTATACTATCAGTGACGGTATGGGTGGATTGGATACTGCCACCGTCAAAGTGACAGTTACAGGTAACGGAAACGATTCGCCCGATGCGGTCAACGATTCTGCTACTTCCGATGGAATGAGAGTCAGAATTGATGTCCTGGCCAACGATACCGATCCTGATGGCGATCCTCTCACAATTACTAGTGTCAGCGATGGTACGAACGGCACGACGAGGGTCAACACCAAAGGCACGCCTTCTCCCACCGATGACGTAGTGGTCTACAGACCGAACAGTGGCTTCACTGGTACCGACTCGTTTACCTACACCATCAGTGATGGTATGGGTGGGTTGGATACCGCCACGGTGACCGTCAAGGTTATAGGTGAGGATAACGACCCGCCCGATGCAGTCAACGATTCTGCTACTTCCGATGGAATGAGAGTCAGAATTAATGTCTTGGTCAACGATACCGATCCTGATGGCGATCCTCTCACGATTACTAGTGTCAGCGATGGTACGAACGGCACGACGAGGGTCAACACTAAAGGTACGCCTTCTCCCACCGATGACGTAGTGGTCTACAGACCGAACAGTGGCTTCACTGGTACGGACTCGTTTACCTACACCATTTCCGATGGTATGGGTGGCTTTGATACTGCCACGGTGACCGTCAAGGTTATAGGTGAGGATAACGACCCGCCCGATGCGGTCAACGATTCTGCTACTTCCGATGGAATGAGAGTCAGAATTGATGTCCTGGCCAACGATACCGATCCTGATGGCGATCCTCTCACGATTACTAGTGTCAGCGACGGTACGAACGGCACGACGAGGGTCAACACTAAAGGTACGCCTTCTCCCACCGATGACGTAGTGGTCTACAGACCGAACAGTGGCTTCACTGGTACGGACTCGTTTACCTATACCATTTCCGATGGTATGGGTGGCTTTGATACTGCCACGGTCAAGGTGACGGTCACGGGTGGAGATAACGATCCGCCTGATGCAGTCAACGATTACGCCACTTCCGATGGGATGCCAGTCAAGATTTCCGTTCTCGCTAACGATACCGATCCTGACGGCGATAAGTTGACTATCACTAATGTTACCGATGGCATGAATGGCAAAACATCGGTTGATACTAAGGGTACGACTTCTCCCACCGATGACGTAGTTATCTACACGCCGGATCCCGGCTTCAGTGGTACAGATAAGTTTACCTACACCATTTCTGATGGTATGGGTGGTTTTGATACTGCTACGGTCAAGGTGACGGTCACGGGTGGAGATAACGATCCACCGGACGCGGTCAACGACTACGCTACTTCGGATGGTATGCCAGTCAAGATTGCTGTGCTAGCCAACGATACCGATCCTGACGGCGATAAGCTGACCATCACTAATATTACTGATGGTACAAATGGCAAAACGTCGATCGACACTAAAGGTACGGCCTCTCCCACCGACGATGTGGTGGTCTACACGCCGAACTCTGGCTTCAGCGGTACGGATAAGTTTACCTACACTATCTCCGATGGTATGGGTGGGCTGGATACTGCCACCGTCAAGGTAGTGGTTGCTCCCTGTGATGTTAACCAGCCTCCTGATGCGGTAAATGATTCGGCCACTTCGGATGGGATGACAGTTAAGATTGCCGTCCTTGCTAACGATACTGACTCTGATGGCGACAAGTTGACCATCACCAGTGTTACTGACAGTATGAACGGCACAACGGCGATCGACTCTAAGGGTACAGCCTCCCCAACTGACGATGTGGTGCTTTATACACCAGATCCTGGCTTTAGCGGTACGGACAGGTTTACCTACACGATCTCTGATGGTATGGGCGGCTTCGATACTGCCACGGTCTGTGTTAAGGTTACTCCCTGCGATAATGGAACTAATCAGCGGCCTGATGCGGTAAATGATTCAGCTTCTGCCAATGGCACTGCTGTTAGTATTGCCGTCTTGAGAAACGACACCGATCCGGATGGAGATAAGTTAACCATTACTGATGTCACGCCAGGAATGAACGGTACAACAAGGATCGACACCAAAGGTACGTCCTCAACCACTGATGATGTAGTCGTTTACATGCCAAGTTCTGGCTTCAGAGGTACGGATAAGTTTACCTACACCATTTCTGATGGTATGGGTGGTCTTGATACTGCTACCGTTACCATCACCTGTGGTAGTTAA